A region from the Aegilops tauschii subsp. strangulata cultivar AL8/78 chromosome 5, Aet v6.0, whole genome shotgun sequence genome encodes:
- the LOC109763262 gene encoding uncharacterized protein, whose protein sequence is MPCPVANVRQISPSIQKKPTRNFAIPFLPPTSSTDAARDRGEGESSSEQIDRVGLPAMGNASSMLTQYDIEEVQEHCSYLFSQQEIVSLYERFCQLDRSAKGFVAEDEFLSIPEYSTNPLSQRLLRMVDGLNFKEFVSFLSTFSARASLQQKIEFIFKVYDIDGKGKVSFKDLVEVLRDLTGSSMSEKQREQVLTKVLEEAGYTRDSTLSLEDFVTIIGHPGLKMEVEVPID, encoded by the exons ATGCCATGTCCTGTGGCGAACGTTCGCCAGATAAGTCCATCCATACAGAAAAAACCGACCCGAAATTTCGCAATCCCCTTCCTTCCTCCCACTTCCTCTACTGACGCAGCGAGGGACAGAGGGGAGGGCGAGTCGTCGTCGGAGCAGATCGACCGGGTAGGCCTCCCGGCGATGGGGAACGCGTCGTCGATGCTGACGCAGTACGACATCGAGGAGGTGCAGGAGCACTGCAGCTACCTAT TCTCGCAGCAGGAGATCGTGTCGCTGTACGAGCGATTCTGCCAGCTCGACCGCAGCGCCAAGGGCTTCGTCGCCGAGGACGAGTTCCTCTCCATCCCGGAGTACTCCACCAACCCGCTCTCCCAG AGGCTGCTACGTATGGTTGATGGATTGAACTTCAAGGAATTTGTTTCTTTTCTCTCTACCTTCAGCGCAAGGGCCAGCCTTCAGCAAAAGATTGAGT TCATATTTAAGGTGTATGACATTGATGGCAAGGGGAAAGTAAGCTTCAAGGACCTGGTAGAGGTTTTACGGGACCTAACGGGCTCGTCCATGTCAGAGAAACAAAGAGAG CAAGTACTAACAAAGGTGTTGGAAGAAGCTGGGTATACACGGGATTCCACTCTATCATTAGAAGATTTTGTGACG